A single region of the Nocardioides sp. W7 genome encodes:
- a CDS encoding helix-hairpin-helix domain-containing protein — protein sequence MRTRRTSPEHQEAVARRLAQLSAELATSRPEPDPWPAEGPEPVAAFEEPDEWWADHTRVAWSRPAEPVPESAPGPGPETGPETGPEALAPELPLPGRHAARRRLAPGRIVAGLLPETLRGSVGLGPAHVAVVAVLVALGLAVTCWWVVRGDAEPGPAGLEAAAGGDPVAAPAALEPPATGTPTGGAPASGGAVPAAGTVTVDVAGKVRRPGIAVLDVGARVVDAVQAAGGARRGVDLSSINLARVLIDGEQILVGEPARPAGAAAAPGAGAPAAGALVNLNTATVTELELLPEVGPVTAQAIVTWRDEHGGFTAVQELLEIDGIGDKTLATITPHVTV from the coding sequence ATGCGCACCCGCCGCACGAGCCCCGAGCACCAGGAGGCCGTCGCCCGACGGCTGGCGCAGCTGAGCGCCGAGCTGGCCACCTCCCGTCCCGAGCCGGACCCGTGGCCGGCGGAGGGGCCCGAGCCGGTGGCGGCGTTCGAGGAGCCCGACGAGTGGTGGGCCGACCACACCCGGGTGGCGTGGTCGAGGCCGGCGGAGCCGGTCCCCGAGTCGGCCCCTGGCCCTGGCCCGGAGACTGGCCCGGAGACTGGCCCGGAGGCGCTCGCGCCGGAGCTGCCGCTGCCCGGCCGGCACGCCGCGCGGCGCCGGCTCGCGCCCGGGCGGATCGTCGCGGGGCTGTTGCCCGAGACGCTCCGCGGGTCTGTCGGGCTCGGGCCGGCCCACGTGGCCGTGGTGGCGGTGCTGGTGGCGCTCGGGCTGGCGGTCACCTGCTGGTGGGTGGTGCGCGGGGACGCGGAGCCCGGCCCGGCCGGCCTCGAAGCCGCCGCCGGGGGTGACCCGGTCGCGGCGCCCGCCGCGCTGGAGCCGCCGGCGACGGGGACCCCGACCGGGGGCGCACCGGCATCGGGCGGCGCAGTCCCGGCCGCCGGCACGGTGACGGTCGACGTGGCGGGCAAGGTCCGGCGACCGGGCATCGCCGTCCTCGACGTCGGCGCCCGGGTCGTCGACGCCGTGCAGGCCGCCGGGGGAGCGCGGCGCGGGGTCGACCTGTCCTCGATCAACCTGGCCCGGGTGCTGATCGACGGCGAGCAGATCCTGGTGGGCGAGCCCGCGCGGCCCGCGGGCGCTGCCGCGGCGCCGGGAGCCGGTGCCCCGGCGGCCGGCGCCCTGGTCAACCTGAACACCGCGACGGTGACCGAGCTGGAGCTGCTGCCCGAGGTCGGGCCGGTCACGGCCCAGGCCATCGTGACCTGGCGCGACGAGCACGGCGGCTTCACCGCGGTCCAGGAGCTGCTCGAGATCGACGGCATCGGCGACAAGACCCTCGCGACGATCACGCCGCACGTCACGGTGTGA
- a CDS encoding DegV family protein, giving the protein MPVVIVTDSTASLPVEVAAERGIIVVPLQVVIGAEIHDEGSAEVAPERLAEALWAWTPVSTSRPSPAVMRRVYERAAREGATEIVSVHLSGDMSGTYESAQLAARNAPVRVVTVDSRQVGVATGYAALAAADVLAAGGSADEAAEAARARAAASVSLFYVDTLEYLRRGGRIGPAAALFGGALAVKPLLQIADGKVASLERVRTSGRALARLEEIAVAAAGEAQVDVWVGHLANAERAEQLVERLAGRLAPNLAGPEGDRPIWCGELGAVLGAHVGPGMIAVCVAPRLT; this is encoded by the coding sequence ATGCCGGTCGTGATCGTCACCGACTCGACCGCCAGCCTCCCCGTGGAGGTGGCGGCCGAGCGCGGGATCATCGTCGTACCCCTCCAGGTCGTGATCGGTGCCGAGATCCACGACGAGGGCTCCGCGGAGGTGGCCCCGGAGCGGCTGGCCGAGGCGCTCTGGGCCTGGACGCCGGTCAGCACCTCGCGGCCCTCGCCCGCGGTGATGCGCCGGGTCTACGAGCGGGCCGCCCGCGAGGGCGCCACCGAGATCGTCTCCGTGCACCTCTCGGGGGACATGAGCGGCACCTACGAGTCCGCCCAGCTGGCCGCGCGGAACGCCCCGGTCCGCGTGGTGACCGTCGACAGCCGTCAGGTCGGGGTCGCGACCGGGTACGCCGCGCTCGCCGCGGCGGACGTGCTCGCCGCCGGGGGCAGTGCCGACGAGGCGGCCGAGGCCGCTCGGGCCCGGGCCGCCGCCTCCGTCTCGCTCTTCTACGTGGACACCCTCGAGTACCTCCGCCGCGGTGGCCGGATCGGTCCCGCGGCCGCCCTCTTCGGCGGGGCGCTGGCGGTCAAGCCGCTGCTGCAGATCGCGGACGGCAAGGTCGCCTCGCTGGAGCGGGTGCGGACCTCCGGGCGGGCCCTCGCCCGGCTGGAGGAGATCGCCGTCGCCGCAGCCGGGGAGGCCCAGGTCGACGTCTGGGTGGGGCACCTCGCCAACGCGGAGCGGGCCGAGCAGCTCGTCGAGCGGCTCGCCGGCCGACTCGCCCCCAACCTCGCCGGGCCCGAGGGTGACCGCCCGATCTGGTGCGGCGAGCTCGGCGCGGTCCTCGGTGCTCACGTGGGGCCGGGCATGATCGCGGTCTGCGTCGCCCCCCGGCTGACCTGA
- the leuS gene encoding leucine--tRNA ligase yields MSEQTPVAEQSNAEQTYDAAAVQEKWRPVWDRLDSFRAGSAPEGAEKRYALTMFPYPSGDLHMGHAEVMALHDVIARYWWQRGYDVLNPIGWDSFGLPAENAAIRNDEHPSTYTYANIETQAESFRRYAVSFDWSRRLHTSDPEYYTWTQWLFLRFRERGLAYRKNSPVNWCPNDQTVLANEQVVQGMCERCGAEVTKRELNQWYFKVTDYAQRLLDDMDALADTWPDRVLAMQRNWIGRSEGAHVDFDIALSSGETRTVTVFTTRPDTLYGATFMVVAADAKLAADIVAPEQADALASYLEGVRKATDIDRLATDRPKSGVDLGVTATNPVTGEQMPVWASDYVLADYGTGAIMAVPAHDQRDLDFAKAFGLPVRRVVDTGEDNPEETYVATTGDGTYVSSGPLDGMSDKVAGIGRIIEQLEADGRGTGTVNFRLRDWLLSRQRFWGAPIPIIHCADCGEVAVPDDQLPVRLPDNLKGADLKPKGTSPLAAAEDWVNVDCPQCGGPAKRDSDTMDTFVDSSWYFLRYVSPEYTQGPFDEEAVREWMPVAQYVGGVEHAILHLLYSRFFTKVLHDMGMIDFVEPFTALLNQGQVINQGKAMSKSLGNGVNLGEMIDRFGVDAVRLTMVFAGPPEDDIDWADMSPGGAVKFLQRAWRLSGDVTSSPGAVESGDLALRRVTHKTLHEVEQLIEAHRFNVVVARTMELVNATRKAIDSGCGPADPAVREAAEAVAILLSLVAPYTAEEMWERLGHEPTVARAGWPVVDPALLVEDSVTAVVQVQGKVRARLEVAPDISEADLEALAMADPGVVRAIDAKPVRKVIVRAPKLVNVVV; encoded by the coding sequence ATGAGCGAGCAGACCCCGGTCGCCGAGCAGAGCAACGCCGAGCAGACCTACGACGCCGCCGCCGTACAGGAGAAGTGGCGGCCGGTCTGGGACCGCCTCGACTCGTTCCGCGCGGGGTCGGCGCCCGAGGGGGCCGAGAAGCGCTACGCGCTGACGATGTTCCCCTACCCCTCCGGCGACCTGCACATGGGTCACGCCGAGGTGATGGCGCTGCACGACGTGATCGCGCGCTACTGGTGGCAGCGGGGGTACGACGTCCTGAACCCCATCGGCTGGGACTCCTTCGGCCTGCCGGCCGAGAACGCCGCGATCCGCAACGACGAGCACCCCTCGACCTACACCTACGCCAACATCGAGACCCAGGCCGAGTCGTTCCGCCGCTACGCCGTCTCCTTCGACTGGTCGCGCCGGCTGCACACCTCCGACCCGGAGTACTACACCTGGACCCAGTGGCTGTTCCTGAGGTTCCGCGAGCGCGGGCTGGCCTACCGCAAGAACAGCCCCGTCAACTGGTGCCCCAACGACCAGACGGTGCTGGCCAACGAGCAGGTCGTGCAGGGGATGTGCGAGCGCTGCGGTGCCGAGGTGACCAAGCGCGAGCTGAACCAGTGGTACTTCAAGGTCACCGACTACGCCCAGCGGCTGCTGGACGACATGGACGCCCTGGCCGACACCTGGCCGGACCGGGTGCTGGCCATGCAGCGCAACTGGATCGGCCGCTCCGAGGGTGCGCACGTCGACTTCGACATCGCGCTGTCCTCCGGCGAGACGCGCACGGTCACCGTGTTCACGACCCGCCCCGACACGCTGTACGGCGCCACCTTCATGGTCGTCGCGGCCGACGCGAAGCTGGCCGCCGACATCGTCGCGCCCGAGCAGGCGGACGCGCTGGCGTCGTACCTCGAAGGCGTCCGGAAGGCCACCGACATCGACAGGCTGGCCACCGATCGGCCCAAGAGCGGCGTCGACCTGGGCGTCACCGCGACCAACCCGGTCACCGGCGAGCAGATGCCGGTGTGGGCCTCCGACTACGTGCTGGCCGACTACGGCACCGGCGCGATCATGGCCGTGCCCGCCCACGACCAGCGCGACCTGGACTTCGCGAAGGCGTTCGGGCTGCCGGTGCGCCGCGTCGTGGACACGGGGGAGGACAACCCCGAGGAGACGTACGTCGCGACCACCGGCGACGGCACCTACGTCAGCTCCGGCCCGCTGGACGGGATGTCGGACAAGGTGGCCGGCATCGGCCGGATCATCGAGCAGCTGGAGGCCGACGGCCGGGGCACCGGCACGGTCAACTTCCGGCTGCGCGACTGGCTGCTGAGCCGGCAGCGCTTCTGGGGCGCGCCGATCCCGATCATCCACTGCGCCGACTGCGGCGAGGTCGCCGTGCCCGACGACCAGCTGCCGGTCCGGCTGCCCGACAACCTCAAGGGCGCCGACCTGAAGCCGAAGGGCACCTCCCCGCTGGCCGCGGCCGAGGACTGGGTCAACGTCGACTGCCCCCAGTGCGGCGGCCCCGCCAAGCGGGACAGCGACACGATGGACACCTTCGTCGACTCGTCGTGGTACTTCCTGCGCTACGTCTCCCCGGAGTACACCCAGGGCCCCTTCGACGAGGAGGCCGTGCGCGAGTGGATGCCGGTCGCGCAGTACGTCGGCGGCGTTGAGCACGCGATCCTGCACCTGCTGTACAGCCGGTTCTTCACCAAGGTGCTGCACGACATGGGCATGATCGACTTCGTCGAGCCGTTCACCGCGCTGCTGAACCAGGGCCAGGTGATCAACCAGGGCAAGGCGATGTCGAAGTCGCTGGGCAACGGCGTCAACCTGGGCGAGATGATCGACCGGTTCGGCGTGGACGCCGTCCGGCTGACCATGGTCTTCGCCGGCCCGCCGGAGGACGACATCGACTGGGCCGACATGTCGCCCGGTGGTGCGGTGAAGTTCCTGCAGCGCGCCTGGCGGCTGTCCGGCGACGTCACCTCCTCGCCCGGCGCGGTCGAGTCCGGTGACCTGGCCCTGCGCCGGGTGACCCACAAGACGCTGCACGAGGTCGAGCAGCTCATCGAGGCGCACCGGTTCAACGTGGTGGTCGCGCGGACCATGGAGCTGGTGAACGCCACCCGCAAGGCGATCGACTCCGGCTGCGGTCCGGCCGACCCGGCGGTGCGCGAGGCTGCCGAGGCGGTGGCGATCCTGCTGTCGCTGGTGGCGCCGTACACCGCCGAGGAGATGTGGGAGCGGCTGGGCCACGAGCCCACCGTCGCCCGGGCGGGCTGGCCCGTGGTCGACCCGGCGCTGCTGGTCGAGGACTCGGTGACCGCCGTCGTCCAGGTCCAGGGCAAGGTGCGAGCGCGGCTGGAGGTCGCGCCCGACATCTCCGAGGCCGACCTGGAGGCGCTGGCGATGGCCGATCCGGGCGTCGTACGCGCCATCGACGCGAAGCCGGTCCGCAAGGTGATCGTGCGCGCGCCCAAGCTGGTCAACGTCGTGGTCTGA
- a CDS encoding acyl-CoA desaturase, whose amino-acid sequence MTTTSGSLPPAAARQVSLYTDLAREVRAAGLLDRRPYAYAGRLVALVAAFAVATALLLTLGESWWQLGVAALFGVLFTQTAFLCHDGAHRQVFSSGRANDWAARILGDLVVGLSHGWWMRKHTRHHANPNKIGSDDDVGPGVLLWTPEDAARRQGVAGWLAARQGTLFFPLLTLEGLNLHVGAVRTVLGRAPLAHRRTEIALLAVRLLGWPTLLVVVLGPGLGLAFLAVELAVFGVYMGASFAPNHKGMPLVPRDSRLDFLSRQVLTSRNVRGGRLVDWAMGGLNLQVEHHLFPSMPSMSLRRARPIVRRYCAEHDVPYTEAGIVESYVIVVRHLNRVGLGDRDPFACPFVVERRTG is encoded by the coding sequence ATGACGACGACGAGCGGCTCCCTCCCACCGGCGGCGGCACGCCAGGTGAGCCTCTACACCGACCTGGCGCGCGAGGTCCGGGCCGCGGGGCTGCTCGACCGTCGGCCCTACGCGTACGCCGGCCGACTGGTCGCCCTGGTCGCGGCCTTCGCCGTCGCCACGGCGCTGCTGCTGACGCTCGGCGAGAGCTGGTGGCAGCTCGGCGTCGCCGCCCTGTTCGGGGTGCTGTTCACGCAGACCGCGTTCCTGTGCCACGACGGGGCACACCGCCAGGTGTTCTCGTCCGGGCGCGCCAACGACTGGGCGGCGCGGATCCTGGGCGACCTCGTCGTCGGGCTCAGCCACGGCTGGTGGATGCGCAAGCACACCCGGCACCACGCCAACCCGAACAAGATCGGCTCGGACGACGACGTCGGTCCCGGCGTCCTGCTCTGGACGCCCGAGGACGCCGCTCGCCGGCAGGGCGTCGCCGGCTGGCTGGCCGCCCGGCAGGGCACGCTGTTCTTCCCGCTGCTGACCCTGGAGGGCCTGAACCTGCACGTCGGCGCGGTCCGCACCGTGCTCGGCCGCGCACCGCTCGCGCACCGGCGCACCGAGATCGCGCTGCTCGCCGTACGCCTGCTGGGCTGGCCGACGCTGCTCGTCGTCGTCCTCGGTCCCGGCCTCGGCCTGGCGTTCCTGGCCGTCGAGCTCGCGGTGTTCGGCGTCTACATGGGCGCCAGCTTCGCCCCCAACCACAAGGGGATGCCGCTGGTCCCGCGCGACTCCCGGCTGGACTTCCTCAGCCGGCAGGTGCTGACCTCGCGCAACGTCCGCGGCGGCCGGCTCGTGGACTGGGCGATGGGCGGGCTCAACCTGCAGGTCGAGCACCACCTCTTCCCCAGCATGCCGAGCATGAGCCTGCGCCGGGCCCGGCCGATCGTGCGGCGCTACTGCGCGGAGCACGACGTGCCCTACACCGAGGCCGGGATCGTCGAGTCCTACGTCATCGTCGTGCGTCACCTGAACCGCGTCGGGCTGGGCGACCGGGACCCGTTCGCCTGCCCGTTCGTGGTCGAGCGCCGCACCGGGTGA
- a CDS encoding response regulator transcription factor, giving the protein MSIRVVVVDDQEMVRAGFAALLGAEPDIAVVATAADGAAAVTVVRRVQPDLVLMDVRMPVLDGIEALRQILRDPANAGVRVVMLTTFDADDYVIESLRAGASGFLLKDASPAELADAVRVVAGGDALLSPAVTRQVIERLVTGSPRRRRQDPRLRRLTEREREVLVLLAAGRSNAEIAVDLVLAEQTVKTHVSRIFAKLDLRDRAQAVVLAYESGLVAPQE; this is encoded by the coding sequence ATGAGCATCCGGGTCGTCGTGGTCGACGACCAGGAGATGGTGCGGGCCGGCTTCGCCGCCCTGCTCGGCGCCGAGCCCGACATCGCGGTCGTGGCCACGGCGGCCGACGGCGCTGCCGCGGTGACCGTCGTACGACGGGTGCAGCCGGACCTGGTGCTGATGGACGTCCGGATGCCGGTGCTCGACGGGATCGAGGCGCTGCGCCAGATCCTGCGCGACCCGGCGAACGCCGGCGTTCGCGTCGTCATGCTCACCACCTTCGACGCCGACGACTACGTCATCGAGTCGCTGCGGGCCGGCGCCAGCGGGTTCCTGCTCAAGGACGCCTCACCCGCCGAGCTGGCCGACGCGGTCCGGGTCGTGGCGGGCGGCGACGCCCTGCTGTCGCCGGCGGTGACGCGGCAGGTGATCGAGCGGTTGGTCACGGGGTCGCCCCGCCGGCGCCGTCAGGACCCCCGGCTGCGCCGACTGACCGAGCGCGAGCGGGAGGTGCTGGTGCTGCTCGCCGCGGGTCGCTCCAACGCGGAGATCGCGGTCGACCTGGTGCTGGCCGAGCAGACGGTCAAGACCCACGTGAGCAGGATCTTCGCCAAGCTCGACCTGCGCGACCGCGCCCAGGCGGTGGTGCTCGCCTACGAGTCGGGCCTGGTCGCCCCGCAGGAGTGA
- a CDS encoding histidine kinase: MPVTWRTSGRLAVLLAAVALVCVQAPLLVTGHDVAWGLAIGLALAHGAAAPIALGRPLSGAALALLAAAAQMLVTMQDASGQWPWAVAPLLTQLLVLVVLAMVDDRPVAVGCLGASVLLGVVLALVGLPWRHGPDSLANVVLFASLGVVAVALGVGGSRLTAIADALRQERVISAEEQARRLVVEEKARVARELHDVIAHNMSLITVQARSAAHRMPGLPTAAAAEFEEIAVRAAEALSQMRGVLTVLRTEPGQSGRRPVPGLDQVPELLASVREAGEEIRDDWSLPARTVVDEEVGASAYRIVQEALSNARRHAVGHPAEVKARLEGGGLALTVTNTLDGPLGTAAPGHGLVGMRERAAAVGGRVRTGELEPGSFVVSAWLPLHRPPGGEA; this comes from the coding sequence GTGCCGGTGACCTGGCGGACCAGCGGGCGGCTCGCGGTGCTGCTGGCCGCCGTCGCGCTCGTGTGTGTCCAGGCGCCCCTGCTCGTCACCGGGCACGACGTCGCCTGGGGTCTGGCGATCGGCCTGGCCCTGGCGCACGGTGCCGCGGCGCCGATCGCCCTGGGACGGCCGCTGTCGGGCGCGGCGCTCGCTCTCCTGGCCGCGGCCGCGCAGATGCTCGTCACGATGCAGGACGCGAGCGGGCAGTGGCCCTGGGCGGTGGCCCCGCTGCTCACCCAGCTGCTCGTGCTGGTGGTGCTGGCGATGGTCGACGACCGGCCGGTGGCGGTGGGCTGCCTGGGCGCCTCGGTGCTGCTGGGCGTCGTCCTCGCCCTCGTCGGCCTGCCCTGGCGGCACGGTCCGGACTCGCTGGCCAACGTGGTGCTGTTCGCCTCGCTCGGGGTGGTGGCCGTCGCACTCGGCGTCGGCGGCTCGCGGCTCACCGCGATCGCCGACGCCCTGCGTCAGGAGCGGGTGATCAGCGCCGAGGAGCAGGCCCGGCGACTGGTCGTCGAGGAGAAGGCCCGGGTGGCCCGGGAGCTGCACGACGTGATCGCCCACAACATGTCGCTGATCACCGTCCAGGCCCGGTCCGCGGCGCACCGGATGCCCGGGCTGCCCACCGCGGCCGCGGCCGAGTTCGAGGAGATCGCCGTGCGGGCCGCGGAGGCGCTCTCGCAGATGCGCGGCGTGCTGACCGTGTTGCGGACCGAGCCGGGACAGTCCGGCCGCCGGCCGGTGCCGGGCCTCGATCAGGTCCCGGAGCTGCTGGCGAGCGTGCGCGAGGCGGGGGAGGAGATCCGCGACGACTGGTCGCTGCCCGCCCGGACGGTTGTGGACGAGGAGGTGGGCGCGAGCGCCTACCGGATCGTCCAGGAGGCGCTCAGCAACGCCCGCCGGCACGCGGTGGGCCATCCGGCCGAGGTGAAGGCCCGCCTCGAGGGCGGCGGGCTCGCGCTCACCGTGACGAACACCCTCGACGGGCCGCTCGGGACCGCGGCCCCCGGGCACGGCCTGGTGGGCATGCGGGAACGGGCCGCGGCCGTCGGCGGCCGGGTCCGGACCGGCGAGCTGGAGCCGGGCTCGTTCGTCGTGAGCGCCTGGCTGCCGCTGCACCGCCCGCCCGGGGGCGAGGCATGA
- a CDS encoding 3-oxoacyl-ACP reductase family protein — protein MTDTLLPDLFRLDGKVVVVTGASSGLGVAFAQGFAEAGADVVLGARRVDRLAETAALVEAAGRKALSVQTDVADPEACTNLVALAMEEFGHVDVLVNNAGIGTAVPATRETPEQFRQVIDVNLNGCYWMAQACGRVMQPGSAIINISSVLALTTAGLPQAAYAASKAGLIGLTRDLAQQWTGRKGIRVNAIAPGFFTSEMTEQYPPGYLESQSPRTPAGRKGDPRELAATAVFLASPAGGYITGQTLAVDGGLTIT, from the coding sequence GTGACCGACACCCTCCTTCCCGACCTGTTCCGTCTCGACGGCAAGGTCGTCGTCGTCACCGGAGCCTCCAGCGGTCTCGGCGTGGCCTTCGCGCAGGGCTTCGCGGAGGCGGGCGCCGACGTGGTGCTGGGCGCGCGCCGCGTCGACCGGCTCGCCGAGACCGCCGCCCTCGTCGAGGCCGCCGGCCGCAAGGCGCTCTCGGTGCAGACCGACGTCGCCGACCCCGAGGCGTGCACGAACCTCGTCGCGCTGGCGATGGAGGAGTTCGGCCACGTCGACGTGCTCGTCAACAACGCCGGCATCGGTACGGCGGTCCCCGCCACCCGCGAGACCCCCGAGCAGTTCCGCCAGGTCATCGACGTCAACCTCAACGGCTGCTACTGGATGGCCCAGGCCTGCGGCCGCGTCATGCAGCCCGGGTCGGCCATCATCAACATCTCCTCGGTCCTCGCCCTCACCACCGCGGGCCTGCCGCAGGCGGCGTACGCCGCGTCCAAGGCCGGGCTGATCGGCCTGACCCGCGACCTGGCCCAGCAGTGGACCGGGCGCAAGGGCATCCGGGTCAACGCGATCGCGCCGGGGTTCTTCACCTCCGAGATGACCGAGCAGTACCCGCCCGGCTACCTCGAGTCCCAGAGCCCGCGCACGCCGGCCGGCCGCAAGGGCGACCCGCGCGAGCTCGCCGCGACCGCGGTCTTCCTCGCCTCCCCCGCGGGCGGCTACATCACCGGCCAGACCCTCGCCGTCGACGGCGGCCTGACGATCACCTGA
- a CDS encoding RNA polymerase sigma factor — MTEHHAGPVAAIGRDPDAFEAFYREHVEAVGRFVARRVDDPAWAADLTSDIFLAALDASGSYRPDRGSPLGWLYGIARNVLADQVRRRARERSAVQRAAGRRHLEPDALARIEERIDAEHELRAVHHALVDLPERDRRLFELVALDGLTITDAAAVLGVKPATARVRLHRSRARVDQLIQSAGRPSRLHTQEAT, encoded by the coding sequence ATGACAGAGCACCACGCCGGACCGGTCGCCGCCATCGGCCGCGATCCCGATGCGTTCGAGGCGTTCTACCGCGAGCACGTCGAGGCGGTGGGCCGCTTCGTGGCCAGGCGCGTCGACGATCCCGCGTGGGCCGCCGACCTGACCTCGGACATCTTCCTGGCTGCCCTCGACGCGTCGGGGTCGTACCGCCCCGACCGGGGCAGCCCCCTCGGCTGGCTCTACGGCATCGCCCGCAACGTGCTGGCCGACCAGGTACGACGCCGCGCACGGGAGCGCTCGGCCGTCCAGCGCGCCGCCGGCCGGCGTCACCTGGAGCCGGATGCGCTGGCTCGCATCGAGGAGCGCATCGATGCCGAGCACGAGCTGCGTGCGGTCCACCACGCCCTGGTGGACCTGCCCGAGCGCGACCGACGGCTCTTCGAGCTGGTCGCGCTCGACGGGCTCACCATCACCGACGCCGCGGCCGTGCTGGGGGTGAAGCCGGCCACCGCGCGGGTCCGGCTGCACCGCAGCCGCGCCCGGGTCGATCAACTCATCCAGTCGGCGGGCCGACCGTCCCGACTGCACACCCAGGAGGCCACCTGA